The sequence below is a genomic window from Thalassobaculum sp. OXR-137.
GCTACGTCCTCGAGGCGATGCGCGAGGGCGGCTACAATGTCGGCGGCGAGCAGTCGGGCCACATGATCCTGTCGGACCACGGCACCACCGGCGACGGCCTTGCGGCCGCGCTGCAGGTGCTGGCGGCGATGAAGCGGGCGGACAAGCCCCTGTCCCAGGTCGCCCGCGTGTTCGAGCCGATGCCGCAGATCCTGCGCAATATCCGGTTCGCCGGCGGCGATCCCCTGGCCAGCGACACGGTCAAGGCAGCCATTGCGGCGAGCCAGGATGCGCTGGGCACCGGTGGGCGCCTGGTCATTCGCAAGTCGGGTACCGAACCTCTGATCCGGGTGATGGCCCAGGGGGACGATGAAGGTCAAGTCGTGGCCGCGGTCGACAGGGTCGTGGACGCAATCGAACTCGTAGGAACAAAAGCTGCGGAGTAACGGCGGTCATGCCAAGGTCGACTGAAGGGCGTGTTCTGATCGCTGCCGGATCCGATTCCGGCGGCGGTGCGGGGATCCAGGCGGATATCAAGGCGGTAACGGCACTTGGCGGATATGCCATGACGGCCGTCACGGCCTTGACCGCGCAGAACACCAAGGGTGTTTTCGGCGTCCACGAAGTGCCGATCCCGTTCCTGCGCCAGCAGCTCGACCTGCTGGTCGACGATATCGGCGTCGATGTGATCAAGACCGGCATGCTGCATTCCGGCCCGGTCATCGATACCATCGTCGATGTGATCGAGGAAAAGGCGATGCATGTGCCGCTGGTGGTCGATCCGGTGATGATCGCCAAGGGCGGCCATCCGTTGCTCAATCCGGACGCCATGCAGGTGCTGAAGGCGCGGCTGATCCTGCGCGCCCATCTGCTGACGCCCAATCTGCCCGAGGCGGAATTGCTGACCGGCATGACGATCAAGGACGTGGACGACATGCACCACGCCGCCGAGATGCTGCTGTCGCTCGGTCCGCCGGCGGTGCTGCTGAAGGGCGGTCACCTGTCCTCCGACACCGTGGTCGACCTTCTGGCGACGGAATCCGGCATTCGGGAATTCCGGAGCCGGCGTGTCGACAGCACCAGCACCCATGGCACGGGCTGCACCCTCGCCTCCGCCATTGCCACCGGTCTGGCCCAGGGGCTGGCCCTGGAGAAGGCGGTCGAGCGGGCGCGGAAATACGTGATCACGGCCATCGAGACCGCCCCCGGCTACGGGAAGGGCCACGGGCCGCTCAACCACGTTCACACGGTCAAGGAACGCGCCTGAGCGCTAAAGCCTGACGGGGAGAGGAGACCCGGTCGCGCCGATTACTCGGCTGCGACCGGCTTCTTATGGCTGACCGGGCGGCCGGCGCGGCTTTCGGCCAGTTCCTCGAAGCGCTCCATCGTGTGCTGCGACCACTGGACGATGTCGTAGTGGCTCACGTTCTTGCGCATCATCTGCATGCGGGCGCGCTGCTCCTCCGGCTTCATGTCCAAGGCCTGGTCGATGGCCGAATCCATGAAGCGTTCGGAATAGGGGTTGGTCAGCACCGCATAGGGAAGCTGCACCGCGGCCCCCATGAACTCTGAGATCACCACGGTCCCGAGCTCGTCTATCCGGGCGGCGCAGTATTCCTTGCACACCAGGTTCAGGCCGTCGCGCAGCGGCGTCAGCCAGCACACGTCGGCGGCGCGGAAATAGGCGATCAGGTCCTGCAGCGGGATGGCGCCGGTGAACAGCATGATCGGCGTCCATTCGAAGGTGCCGAAGCGGCCGTTGATGCGGCCGACCAGCCCCTCGATCTCCTCCTGCACCCGCCGGTAGACGGCCATGTTCTGGTTGGCCAGCACCGAGACGCACATCAGGCGGATTTCGCCGTGCAACTCCGGGCGGCGCTCCAGCAGCCGTTCGAAGGACTCCAGCATCTCCTTGGTGCCCTTGGTGTAGTCGGTGCGGGCCACGGAGACGATCAGCCGCTTGCCGCCGAGTTCTTCCTTGATCTCCTGGAGCTTGGTCTCGGTCTCCTCGGAGCGGGCGAGCTCTTCGATGTAGTTGACGTTGGTGCCGACCGGGAAGGCGTCGATGTTGACGATCTGATCGTGATACTTCAGCCGGGTGATGATCGTCGGCTCGGACAGTGCCATGCCGCGCGGCGACATCCCGTCCTCCACGTCGATCTCCTCCTCGACGCTGACATCGAACAGGGTGCGGGCGGTGTTGGCGAAGTTCATGGCGTAGCGCGGGATGTGGAATCCGACCTGATCGCAATGGAGCAGGCTGTCCATGATCTCGTTGCGCCAGGGCAGCACGTTGAACACGTCGGGCGACGGGAACGGCGTGTGGTGGAAGAAGGAGATCCGTGCGTTCGGCTTCATCTGCCGCAGATAGACAGGCACGAGCCACAGATTGTAGTCGTGGATCCAGATGATGGCGTCGTCGGCGGCCTGTTCGGCGGCGGCCTGGGCGAACAGGAAGTTCACCTCCTGGAAGGTCGGCCAGTCGACCGGTCCGTAGTCGTAGGCGTCGACGAAGGAATGGAGGATCGGCCAGAGCGCCTCCTTGGAGGTCACCGCATAGAAGCTGTTCACCTGGTCTTCGGTCAACGCCAGGCGGGAGACGGAGTAGTCGCCGAAATCGTCGCTGATGGTGACGACCCGCTCCCAGTCCGGCATCTCGCCGTATTCGCGCAGTTTCCAGGCGATCCAGGATCCGTGGGAGACCTGACCGAAGAAACTCTTCAGCGTGGGGACGATACCGTTCGGGCTCTTGTTCGGTCTGAGTTCGATCTTCCCATCGACCTCGACCTCCTCATAAGGCTGACGATGGTAGACGATGACCAGATCCGATTTCATGCCGCTGCCCCCCGAAGGCTCGTAAGTGTTCGAATCACCTCATGAATACCGGCGGCGCCGTTGCCGCGGCTGATTGTGGTGTTCTCCAGGCTCTTAACGCGCGAGACGAGGTCCGGTTCGCTGTTCGCGACCGCGACGCCGCGCAGGCCGGTCTCGAACAGGGACAGGTCGTTCATCGTGTCGCCGGCAACGAGCACCCGGTCGGGATCGATCTTCAGATGATCGACCAGCCGCAGCAGGGTCGGCCCCTTGCTCACGCCCTTGGGCAGGACGTCCAGATAGGTGCTGGCGGAGGTGAGACAGTCGAACCCGGCCGCCTCGATCCGCTCGGCCACCGCCGCATCGTAGCGGTCAGGATCGTAGTAGTAGCTGACCCGGTAGCGGAACGGGGTGGGCTGCAGCTCCAGCCAGTCGACATCGGCGAGCATCTCGCGGACCCGGTCGCCCGCATCGCCCCAGCGCCGGGCGATATCGGCCTCCAGTTCCGGCACCGTCTCGAACTCGGCCCCCTGGACGATGGTGGTGCCCACGTCGCCGATGACGAAATCGGGCTTCGGAACCCAGCCGTCGCCGGTCAGCTCGCGGATGAAGGGGATGTCGCGGCCGGTGACGAAGACCAGGGATATCCGGTCACGGTTGGCGTCGATGGCGGAATAGAGCGTCGAGCGCTCTTCGTCGGTTCCGCCGAGGAAGGTTCCGTCCAGATCGGTCGCCAGGACGACGTCCGCCTTGCTGGGGTCGGTGCGGGTCATGGCAGCATCTCCGATACATAGTCGCCTACGTCGTCTTCGTTTCCGTGCGGGATCCGAATGTTCATCGCCGCCGGCTCGGCCTTGAGCGGGCGTTCCATCAGCCGGCCGATGGCCTCCGAGATCTCGACGCCGTCGGCGACGATGGAGCGCACAGCCTCGCAGATCGGCATCTCGACGCCGAGCTTGCGGGCGAGATCGGTGACGGAGACGGCGTTGACCACGCCCTCCACCACCGAACGGCGGTTGCTCAGCAGGTCCTCCTGGCGTTTGCGCTGGCCGAGCGCCTTGCCGAAGGACATGTTGCGCGACTGCTCGCTCGAGCAGGTCAGCGCCAGGTCGCCCATCCCGGACAGGCCGGTGACCGTCTCGCGGCGGCCGCCGAGGGCCTGGGCCAGGGTCTTCATCTCGTCCAGGCCGCGGGTGATCAGGGCGGCCCAGGTGTTGGTGCCGAAGCCGGAGCCGCTGGCGATGCCGCAGGCGATGGCGATCACGTTCTTCACCGCGCCGCCGACCTCGACCCCGATCAGGTCGTCGGAGATGTAGGGCCGGAAGGACGGGGTGGCGAGCGCCAGGGACAGGCGGGTGGCGAGCGACCCGTGCGGGTTGTCCGCCGCATCGGCCGAGGCGATGGTCACGGCCGTCGGATGGCCGCCGGCGACCTCCGCGGCGAAGCTCGGTCCGGAGAGCACGGCGATCGGCCGTCCGGGCATGGCCTCGGCGACGACGGTGGTCATGAGCTTGCCGCTCTCCCGCTCCACGCCCTTGCTGGCGAGGACCACGGGCACGCCCGGCGCCGCGACCGCATGCACCCGCTCGCCGATATCGCGGATGGCCTGCGACGGCACCACGAGCAGGATCGCGTCCACCCCGGCCACGGCCTGCGCCATGTCGGAGGTCGCGGTCACGCCGTCGGGAATCTCGTATCCCGACAACAACTGTTCGTTGGTTCGCTCGCGGTTGATCGCGGAGGACAGGGCCGGGTCGCGGGCCCAGAGGGTGACCTCTCCGCCGGCGCGGGCGGCGGTGATGGCAAGGGCGGTACCCCAGGCGCCGGCACCGATAACGGCGAATTTTTTTATCGCCGGAGCGTCACTTATGTCGGGGGAGAGCGTTGTCATATCGACTATGGGGGGAACTCCAAAGATTGAATGGGGCCTCTTTAAAATGCATTGCAGCGCCGAATGATCAAGGGTTGACCCCGCCGATTGGGCCCATAGTTGTTGCGGTGCAGCACGGCTCGGGTTGATCCCGGACCGCCGTCCCGGTTAGCACTATGCGGGTCCAGCGGGGCATCCTTACCACTTTGAATAGGAAGGAAACGCGATGACGACCGCGGTCACTCAGAACGAAGAACGGACAAAGGAACTGGTGGATTGGTGCCGAAATGCGCTCGACACCTCGGCCACCCATTTCGACGCCGGTCTTCAGATTGCCCGCGGTCTGGGAGCGCATAAACGCGACGGTCTCTGCGAAGTCGGGTTCTGGGCGCCGGAACTGCTCGACCGCCGTGTGCCGGACGGCGACATCTTTCTGGAAGTGCTGGAGCCGGAAGAGCCGGTCGACCTGACGGTCTCGCGCCAGACGCTGCGCATGAGCCGCCAGCTCGTGCCGATCGGCCGCTGCGAGGCGTTCTGTTTCGCCGCCGTCGAGGGCATGCGCGCCGGGACCCGCGACGAGATCGGCTCGTTCTATGCGCTCGCCTGGCGCGACGACGAGGGCTGGCACCGCATTCTGGACCCCCTGGCCGCCTCCCTGCCGTTCGGCGCCTTCGCGCCGGCCGAATACTACGACGTGGCGGCGATGCAGGCGGAGCGCCGGGACAAGGAGTATTTCGCCAACCTCCCCGAGGGGGATCCGGTCAAGCTGGGCCCGCCGGTGAACATCCTGCAGATCCACGTGGCCACGGCGACCGCCGGCGGCACGTTGGCCAGCCTTACCCGGCGCTACGAGCATCTGGCCGAGCGGGTGCGCATGAAGCTGCCGGTCGAGCCGGCCGACCGCATTTTCCTGGGGTATGACGGCGTCCAACTGCTCCCCGTGGAGCCGACGACGGTGTTCGAGACCGGACCGGACTTCTGGGAAGAACTGTCCGACGACGATGCCGACGACGAGAGCGTGACCGTCGAGCTGCACCGCCCCAATACCACGAACTGGGGCTACGACGTGGTGATCGCCGGCATGGGCGCCGTCAACCCGGCGATCCTGGAGACCGGCCGCCCGGATGAGCTGGTCGACCTTGCCGCCGTGCTCCACACCTTTCCGAGCGGGCCGAAGAAGCTGGTGTTCGACGTGGTCTTCGGCCACAGCGACAATCAGGGCCTGCGGGCGTTGAACCACCACTACTTCGCCGGCCCGAACATGTACGGGCAGAACATAAACTACCGGAACGGCATCGTCCGGGCCGTGCTGCTGGAGATGCAGCGCCGCAAGGCCGATTTCGGCGCCGACGGCATCCGCGTCGACGGCGCTCAGGACTTCACCTTCTGGGACAGCAACACCGAGCGGGTGGAGCACGACGACGAGTACCTGCAGTCCATGTCCGACGTGGTGCAGGAGGTGGCGGGGCGCCGCTACCGGCCGTGGTTCGTGTTCGAGGACGGCCGGCCCTGGCCGCAGGAGGACTGGGAGCTGTCGTCCACCTACCGCGCGGTGATCGACGCCCAGCGCGACGACGACGTGTTCCAGTGGGGTCCGCTCACCTTCGCCCACAACACGCCGTTCCTCTATACGTTCTGGCTGTCCAAGTGGTGGCGGATCCGCGAGATCATGGAACATGGGGCGCACTGGATCTCGGGCTGCGCCAACCACGACACCCTGCGCCGGGGCACCCAGATCAATCCCAAGCTCAACGTGAACACCCGCCTGGGCGACACGCGGATGGAGATCCTGGACAAGGCCTACGACAACCCGGCCGTTTCGCTGATCACCTACGGCGTGTTTCCCGGCGTGCCGATGGACTTCCTGAATGCCTCGGCGCGGGCGAGCTGGGGCTTCATCCGCAACCAGGACGACCAGTACGGCGTGAAGGTGGTGGCCGAGGAGGCGATCTCGCTGAAATGGCAGGTCGACAACTATTCCTACTCGGTGCCGATGGCGTTCCGCCGGCTCAAGGCCATGGGCTTCGAGGACCGGGACAGCCTGGTTCGGTTCATGGAGTTCCTGCCGGCCCTGGTCGAGGTCACCGGCTACGACCTGGACGTGATCGCCAAGCTGCTGAACGAGGTCGATCCGCCGCTGGCCGGACCGGCGCCGTTCACCGTGCCGATCCTGAAGCAGATCGCCCGAGCCTGGATGGACGACATGCACGACTACTGCAACGTGTCGGGCTACGAGGCGGCGCTGAGCGAGAGCCAGACCGCATTCAACCTGGGGCTCCGCGCGTTCCGCCACGCCCGGCCGTGGCTGCGGGACAACCTGCGACCGGAGGACGTCTACGAGTATCGCGAGCCGGTCGACGGCCGGGTCCTGTTCGGCACCCTGCGCCACGGTCCGGACGGCGAGCAGGTCTACGCCATCGCCCATCTGGAAGGCGGGGCGATGGAGAACTTCGATCCGCTGACCTTGCCGATCAAGGGGCTGGAAGGGGACGGCTGGAACGTCGCCCTGCGCACGCCGCCGATCGGCGGCGACTATATCGGCGGACCGATCACCCTGTCGGACAGCATGGGTGTGCTCTACACCCGCAGCGCCGACCGACGCTGACGCGCAGTTGCAGGTCCGCGGCGGCTATTCCGCCGCGGTCTGCTGGGCGGGTTCGACGGCCGCGCCCGGAACCGGTGCGGCCACCCGGTCATCGAGGGAGAAGCGCTTCAGCAGCCCGAACGGCCGGGCAAGCGACAGAATGCCGGCCATGGCGAAGGCGATATAGACCAGCATCAGCGCGCTCGCCGCGCCGAGCAGGGACTTGGCCGTGTAGCGCACCTCGTGGACAGGTCTCGGCAATGCCGGATATCCGGGGCGCCGTGACGGGGCGTCGTATTGGCGGATGGCGCCGTAATCGAGCGGGTGAACCCCTTCGATGACGGCGGAGCCGTAGCCCGCGGCGAAGGTGCTGCACAGGTTCTTCATGGACAGCCCGTAGTAGAGGCCCCGTCCGACCACCGTCCACATGTGCCTTAACGTGTAGTATTGCCGCCAGCTCTCCTGGAACAGCGCCTGCCATTCCGTGCGCGTCATCAGCGGGTGATCGGTGATGACGTGAATGGTGTCGAAGGCGTTGAGATCCTCGTCGATCGGCACGCCCCCGCGCAGCATGAGCTGATGGTCCTTCGATCCCGGCAGGGGAGAGAGGGCGAAGAAGGTGACGATGTCGACGGGGATCTCGTCCTGCAGAAAACGGATGTCCTCGCGGACCCGCTCCGGCGTGTCGTTGGGAAAGCCGATGATCACGCCAGCGTAGATCATGATCCCGGCGCGCTTCCACGTCAGCACCATGTCGCGCATCAGATGGAGCTTGTTCTGGCCCTTGGCCGCGGCCTTCAGGTTGTCCTCGCGCACGGACTCCATACCGAGGAAGATCCGCTTCACCCCCGCCTCGCGGCAGGCCTCCACGAAGCCCGGGATTCGGCTCGCCAGAGTGTCGACCTGCACGAGCACGTCCCACTCCCAGTCCAGCTCCCGCGAGAGGCGGATGAGGATCTCGGTGACCTCCCGCCAGATCGGGCTGCGGGCGAAATTGTCGTCGCTGATCAGGATGGAATGGCCGCCGACGGCGGCGACGCCCCGCAGATACGTCTCGATCGCTTCCGGCGACCGGCAGCGCATCGCATGGCCATGGACGTTGATGATCGTGCAGAAGCTGCAGATGAAGGGGCAGCCGCGGCCGACTTCCATGCCGTGGAAATTGTCCAGGGTTCTGGCCGCCACATCCGGCGCGGCGATCAGGGCCGGCGCTTTGCTGAGATCCGCTACCTGGGTGAGATTGTTGTAGAGCGGCTTGACGGCGCCGTCCCGGATGTCGCGCAGCAGGGCGTCCACCCCCGCTTCCAGCTCACCGGCGAAGAGGCTGATGCCCAGTTCCTTGACACCCGGAAAGGCGCCCTCCCATTCCGGCACCATGGCCAGCACGCCACTGACATGGAAGCCGCCGATGATCACCGGATATCCGGCTTCTCGGAACGGCCGGGCGATATCAACGGCCCGGGGGAACTGATTGGTCTGCACGCCCACCATCATCACGGCGCAGCGGTCGAAACCGTCGAGCCAGCGCATCAGCTCGTCGGGCCGCAGCCGGTTGCTCATCTCGTCGATGCGCCGGGTTTCGATCCGAATGTCCGGGCCGAGAGCCCATCGATCCGCCGCCTCGGCGAACAGGCCGTCGACGACGATCAGGACGTTCGAAATCATGAACGAGCGCCACCACTGGATGACGAACCCGTCGTCGTCATAGTGGGAGGGCTTGATGAGCAGGAGGCCGACGGAGCGGACGCCCGATCCGAGCTCTTGATCGTGCACGTCCAGGATCCGGCTGGCGGGTTCGATGAGACTCGCCATGCGATCCTCCCGTTCGAGCGCGACCGGAACCGCCCCGACCGCAGAATGATAGGTTGGATAGGAGTCTATCGGAAGCCACGCATAGGGGGAACCGACCAGCGTGCCCGGAAAGTCCCGATCGTCGTGCGGTCAGGACTCTCCTTTGTCCTGCTCCGTCGACTCCCAGGGCTTGGGCACCCGCGGCGGGATGGCATAGGTCGGCGTTTCCTGATCCAGGCTCAGGTTAGGGTTGAAATAGGGGTCGGCGTCCAGCGCATCGCCCCACTTGTCGCGCATCCACATCATCTCGCCACGGAAGCGGTCGCGCTTCTCGTCGGTGTCCTCATGGCCGCGCGACACCGACTCGTGGTGATACAGCTCGGCATAGGGCGTCAGCACGATGCGATGGCCGGCGGCGCGGATCTTCAGGCAGAAATCCACGTCGTTGAA
It includes:
- the thiD gene encoding bifunctional hydroxymethylpyrimidine kinase/phosphomethylpyrimidine kinase, which gives rise to MPRSTEGRVLIAAGSDSGGGAGIQADIKAVTALGGYAMTAVTALTAQNTKGVFGVHEVPIPFLRQQLDLLVDDIGVDVIKTGMLHSGPVIDTIVDVIEEKAMHVPLVVDPVMIAKGGHPLLNPDAMQVLKARLILRAHLLTPNLPEAELLTGMTIKDVDDMHHAAEMLLSLGPPAVLLKGGHLSSDTVVDLLATESGIREFRSRRVDSTSTHGTGCTLASAIATGLAQGLALEKAVERARKYVITAIETAPGYGKGHGPLNHVHTVKERA
- a CDS encoding HAD-IIB family hydrolase, giving the protein MTRTDPSKADVVLATDLDGTFLGGTDEERSTLYSAIDANRDRISLVFVTGRDIPFIRELTGDGWVPKPDFVIGDVGTTIVQGAEFETVPELEADIARRWGDAGDRVREMLADVDWLELQPTPFRYRVSYYYDPDRYDAAVAERIEAAGFDCLTSASTYLDVLPKGVSKGPTLLRLVDHLKIDPDRVLVAGDTMNDLSLFETGLRGVAVANSEPDLVSRVKSLENTTISRGNGAAGIHEVIRTLTSLRGAAA
- a CDS encoding radical SAM protein; translation: MASLIEPASRILDVHDQELGSGVRSVGLLLIKPSHYDDDGFVIQWWRSFMISNVLIVVDGLFAEAADRWALGPDIRIETRRIDEMSNRLRPDELMRWLDGFDRCAVMMVGVQTNQFPRAVDIARPFREAGYPVIIGGFHVSGVLAMVPEWEGAFPGVKELGISLFAGELEAGVDALLRDIRDGAVKPLYNNLTQVADLSKAPALIAAPDVAARTLDNFHGMEVGRGCPFICSFCTIINVHGHAMRCRSPEAIETYLRGVAAVGGHSILISDDNFARSPIWREVTEILIRLSRELDWEWDVLVQVDTLASRIPGFVEACREAGVKRIFLGMESVREDNLKAAAKGQNKLHLMRDMVLTWKRAGIMIYAGVIIGFPNDTPERVREDIRFLQDEIPVDIVTFFALSPLPGSKDHQLMLRGGVPIDEDLNAFDTIHVITDHPLMTRTEWQALFQESWRQYYTLRHMWTVVGRGLYYGLSMKNLCSTFAAGYGSAVIEGVHPLDYGAIRQYDAPSRRPGYPALPRPVHEVRYTAKSLLGAASALMLVYIAFAMAGILSLARPFGLLKRFSLDDRVAAPVPGAAVEPAQQTAAE
- the ggpS gene encoding glucosylglycerol-phosphate synthase; this encodes MKSDLVIVYHRQPYEEVEVDGKIELRPNKSPNGIVPTLKSFFGQVSHGSWIAWKLREYGEMPDWERVVTISDDFGDYSVSRLALTEDQVNSFYAVTSKEALWPILHSFVDAYDYGPVDWPTFQEVNFLFAQAAAEQAADDAIIWIHDYNLWLVPVYLRQMKPNARISFFHHTPFPSPDVFNVLPWRNEIMDSLLHCDQVGFHIPRYAMNFANTARTLFDVSVEEEIDVEDGMSPRGMALSEPTIITRLKYHDQIVNIDAFPVGTNVNYIEELARSEETETKLQEIKEELGGKRLIVSVARTDYTKGTKEMLESFERLLERRPELHGEIRLMCVSVLANQNMAVYRRVQEEIEGLVGRINGRFGTFEWTPIMLFTGAIPLQDLIAYFRAADVCWLTPLRDGLNLVCKEYCAARIDELGTVVISEFMGAAVQLPYAVLTNPYSERFMDSAIDQALDMKPEEQRARMQMMRKNVSHYDIVQWSQHTMERFEELAESRAGRPVSHKKPVAAE
- the gghA gene encoding glucosylglycerol hydrolase, whose translation is MTTAVTQNEERTKELVDWCRNALDTSATHFDAGLQIARGLGAHKRDGLCEVGFWAPELLDRRVPDGDIFLEVLEPEEPVDLTVSRQTLRMSRQLVPIGRCEAFCFAAVEGMRAGTRDEIGSFYALAWRDDEGWHRILDPLAASLPFGAFAPAEYYDVAAMQAERRDKEYFANLPEGDPVKLGPPVNILQIHVATATAGGTLASLTRRYEHLAERVRMKLPVEPADRIFLGYDGVQLLPVEPTTVFETGPDFWEELSDDDADDESVTVELHRPNTTNWGYDVVIAGMGAVNPAILETGRPDELVDLAAVLHTFPSGPKKLVFDVVFGHSDNQGLRALNHHYFAGPNMYGQNINYRNGIVRAVLLEMQRRKADFGADGIRVDGAQDFTFWDSNTERVEHDDEYLQSMSDVVQEVAGRRYRPWFVFEDGRPWPQEDWELSSTYRAVIDAQRDDDVFQWGPLTFAHNTPFLYTFWLSKWWRIREIMEHGAHWISGCANHDTLRRGTQINPKLNVNTRLGDTRMEILDKAYDNPAVSLITYGVFPGVPMDFLNASARASWGFIRNQDDQYGVKVVAEEAISLKWQVDNYSYSVPMAFRRLKAMGFEDRDSLVRFMEFLPALVEVTGYDLDVIAKLLNEVDPPLAGPAPFTVPILKQIARAWMDDMHDYCNVSGYEAALSESQTAFNLGLRAFRHARPWLRDNLRPEDVYEYREPVDGRVLFGTLRHGPDGEQVYAIAHLEGGAMENFDPLTLPIKGLEGDGWNVALRTPPIGGDYIGGPITLSDSMGVLYTRSADRR
- a CDS encoding NAD(P)H-dependent glycerol-3-phosphate dehydrogenase, with protein sequence MTTLSPDISDAPAIKKFAVIGAGAWGTALAITAARAGGEVTLWARDPALSSAINRERTNEQLLSGYEIPDGVTATSDMAQAVAGVDAILLVVPSQAIRDIGERVHAVAAPGVPVVLASKGVERESGKLMTTVVAEAMPGRPIAVLSGPSFAAEVAGGHPTAVTIASADAADNPHGSLATRLSLALATPSFRPYISDDLIGVEVGGAVKNVIAIACGIASGSGFGTNTWAALITRGLDEMKTLAQALGGRRETVTGLSGMGDLALTCSSEQSRNMSFGKALGQRKRQEDLLSNRRSVVEGVVNAVSVTDLARKLGVEMPICEAVRSIVADGVEISEAIGRLMERPLKAEPAAMNIRIPHGNEDDVGDYVSEMLP